One genomic segment of Paraburkholderia caffeinilytica includes these proteins:
- the rnr gene encoding ribonuclease R, whose translation MQREKIIDKPLSKFPYPIPSREEILGVLRTSEAPLAANDIAEALSIKRQEREGFFKRLGAMERDGQIRLDQRNLYQLTHPSNFVAGRVQGHRDGYGFLIRDDGQDDLFLPTGEMQKVMHNDRVLARIVGYDRRGRPEGHIVEVTDRANKRVIGRLLNENGALIVAPEDKRIGHDILIAQNTKKAKVGQVVVVELTDFPSRHSQPLGRVVEVLGDIDDPGMEIEIAVRKYGVPHEFSQAALDEAARLPDEVRPVDARHRIDLRDVPLVTIDGEDARDFDDAVYCEPVQVGRGEGFRLIVAIADVSHYVHPKSGLDADAIERSTSVYFPRRVIPMLPEKLSNGLCSLNPNVDRCVLVCDMIVTARGEVKAYQFYPGVMHSAARLTYTEVAAVLKNTKGPEAARRAALLPQLQNLYGVYKSLFAARQKRGAIDFDTTETYIVCNAQGKIEQIIPRTRNDAHKLIEECMLAANVCAADFLKRNKHPGLFRVHAGPTAEKLENLRTFLRGMGLTLAGGDKPHASDYAALMAQIRERPDAQMLQTMLLRSMQQAVYSPDNIGHFGLAYEAYAHFTSPIRRYPDLLTHRAIYAILQGRKYQPEPPQGVELNTALSPRARAMQQADEEKHGARNRSKDVAIWEELGLHCSSNERRADEASRDVEAWLKCYFMRDKLGEEYGGMVNGVTSFGIFVQLDSLFIEGLVHVTELGSDYFQYDEIKNELRGERTGIRYRLSDRVRVQVSRVDLDARKIDFRLVRDTPIKPPASRPALADKAAGESGGARVRALPPVDGGAGGAAAPGGRRKKAAPAQTAAVKEARAARGAAKKHGGASAKPASKPQARKKR comes from the coding sequence ATGCAACGAGAAAAAATCATCGACAAGCCCTTGAGCAAATTCCCGTATCCGATCCCGAGCCGCGAAGAAATCCTGGGCGTCCTGCGCACGAGTGAAGCGCCGCTTGCCGCGAACGACATCGCCGAAGCCCTGTCGATCAAGCGCCAGGAGCGCGAAGGATTTTTCAAGCGCTTAGGCGCCATGGAGCGCGACGGCCAGATCCGGCTCGATCAGCGCAATCTCTATCAGCTGACCCATCCGTCGAACTTCGTCGCGGGCCGCGTGCAGGGCCATCGCGACGGCTACGGTTTCCTCATTCGCGACGACGGTCAGGACGATCTGTTCCTGCCCACCGGCGAAATGCAGAAGGTCATGCACAACGATCGTGTGCTCGCGCGCATCGTCGGCTATGACCGTCGTGGCAGGCCCGAGGGCCATATCGTCGAAGTCACGGACCGCGCCAACAAGCGCGTGATCGGCCGCCTGCTCAACGAGAACGGCGCGCTGATCGTCGCGCCTGAAGATAAGCGCATCGGCCATGACATCCTGATCGCGCAGAACACCAAGAAGGCCAAGGTCGGCCAGGTGGTGGTGGTCGAGCTCACCGATTTCCCGAGCCGTCACTCGCAGCCGCTCGGCCGGGTGGTGGAAGTGCTCGGCGACATCGACGACCCCGGCATGGAAATCGAAATCGCGGTGCGCAAGTACGGCGTGCCGCACGAATTCAGCCAGGCCGCGCTCGACGAAGCCGCCAGGCTGCCCGACGAAGTGCGCCCGGTCGACGCGCGCCATCGTATCGACCTGCGCGACGTGCCGCTCGTCACGATCGACGGCGAAGACGCCCGCGACTTCGACGACGCCGTCTATTGCGAGCCGGTTCAGGTCGGTCGCGGCGAAGGCTTCCGCCTGATCGTCGCGATCGCGGACGTGTCGCACTACGTGCATCCAAAGAGCGGTCTCGACGCCGACGCGATCGAACGCAGCACCTCGGTGTACTTCCCGCGCCGCGTGATCCCAATGCTGCCGGAGAAGCTGTCGAACGGCCTATGTTCGCTGAATCCGAATGTCGACCGTTGCGTGCTGGTGTGCGACATGATCGTCACGGCGCGCGGCGAGGTGAAGGCGTATCAGTTCTATCCGGGCGTGATGCACTCGGCGGCGCGGCTGACCTATACGGAAGTGGCCGCGGTGCTGAAAAACACCAAAGGTCCGGAAGCCGCGCGCCGCGCCGCCTTGCTGCCGCAGCTGCAGAATCTTTACGGCGTCTACAAGTCGCTGTTCGCCGCTCGCCAGAAGCGCGGCGCGATCGACTTCGATACGACCGAGACGTACATCGTCTGCAATGCGCAGGGCAAGATCGAACAGATCATTCCTCGCACGCGCAACGACGCGCACAAGCTGATCGAGGAATGCATGCTGGCCGCGAACGTCTGCGCGGCCGACTTCCTCAAGCGCAACAAGCACCCGGGTCTGTTCCGCGTGCACGCGGGGCCGACCGCGGAGAAGCTCGAGAATCTGCGCACCTTCCTGCGCGGCATGGGCCTCACGCTTGCCGGCGGCGACAAGCCGCACGCCAGTGATTACGCCGCGCTGATGGCGCAGATCCGCGAGCGGCCGGACGCGCAGATGTTGCAGACCATGCTGCTGCGCTCGATGCAACAGGCTGTCTACAGTCCGGACAACATTGGCCACTTCGGTCTAGCGTACGAGGCGTATGCGCACTTTACGAGCCCGATTCGCCGCTATCCCGACCTGCTCACGCACCGCGCGATCTACGCGATCCTGCAAGGCCGCAAGTATCAGCCGGAGCCGCCGCAAGGCGTCGAGTTGAATACGGCGCTGTCGCCGCGCGCCCGCGCGATGCAGCAGGCGGACGAGGAAAAACACGGCGCCCGCAACCGCTCGAAAGACGTGGCGATCTGGGAAGAACTCGGTTTGCATTGCTCGTCGAACGAGCGCCGTGCAGACGAAGCCTCGCGCGACGTGGAAGCCTGGCTCAAGTGCTACTTCATGCGTGACAAGCTGGGTGAAGAGTACGGCGGCATGGTGAACGGCGTGACGTCGTTCGGCATTTTCGTGCAACTCGATTCGCTCTTCATCGAGGGCCTCGTGCATGTCACCGAACTGGGCTCGGACTACTTCCAGTACGACGAGATCAAGAACGAGTTGCGCGGCGAGCGCACCGGCATTCGTTATCGTCTGTCGGATCGTGTGCGGGTGCAGGTGAGCCGCGTCGATCTCGACGCGCGCAAGATCGACTTCCGCCTCGTGCGCGATACGCCGATCAAGCCGCCGGCGAGCCGTCCGGCTCTCGCCGACAAGGCCGCCGGCGAAAGCGGCGGTGCGCGTGTGCGCGCATTGCCGCCGGTTGATGGCGGCGCAGGTGGCGCGGCGGCGCCGGGCGGACGGCGCAAGAAGGCCGCGCCGGCGCAAACCGCGGCCGTCAAGGAAGCGCGGGCGGCACGCGGCGCGGCGAAGAAGCACGGCGGCGCGTCGGCCAAGCCGGCCTCGAAACCGCAGGCCCGCAAGAAGCGCTGA
- a CDS encoding type II toxin-antitoxin system HigB family toxin: MAGCSAYAVRLAIGVDPVLLALQVERACLVRVYRRGNSMRVISKKALQDFIKRHPEARSALLTWYSLAQACLAYGYNDLKQTFAGVDYVPPQYTVFDVGGNRFRIIAAIHYNRQSLFVRHVLTHSEYDLWTRKNLNS, from the coding sequence ATGGCTGGCTGTTCGGCCTATGCCGTCCGGCTGGCTATCGGTGTCGATCCTGTCCTATTAGCCTTGCAGGTAGAGCGTGCATGTTTGGTGCGCGTGTACAGGCGAGGAAATTCGATGCGGGTCATTTCAAAGAAAGCGTTGCAGGACTTCATAAAAAGACATCCGGAGGCGCGCAGTGCGTTGTTGACGTGGTACTCACTGGCGCAGGCTTGCCTCGCGTATGGCTATAACGACCTGAAGCAGACGTTCGCGGGCGTGGACTACGTGCCGCCGCAATACACTGTGTTCGATGTGGGCGGCAACCGGTTCCGGATCATCGCGGCGATTCACTACAACAGGCAGTCGTTGTTCGTTCGTCATGTATTGACGCATTCCGAATACGACCTTTGGACGAGGAAGAATCTAAACTCATGA
- the rlmB gene encoding 23S rRNA (guanosine(2251)-2'-O)-methyltransferase RlmB, whose translation MSRLKVLYGFHAVTARMRHDASTVEEVYYDATRKDRRMTEFLHAAKEAGVRLIAADETRLWGLAHTERHQGVVARASDMPLAQNLAELLDGITGSPLILVLDGVTDPHNLGACLRVADAAGAHAVIVPRDRAVGLNATAAKVASGAADTVPYITVTNLARALRELKDAGVWVVGTAGEATKSLYETELDGPVALVMGAEGEGMRRLTRDTCDVVMQIPMAGTVESLNVSVASGVCLFEAVRQRSVKKK comes from the coding sequence ATGTCACGTCTCAAGGTTCTATACGGTTTCCACGCAGTGACCGCGCGCATGCGGCACGATGCGTCGACGGTCGAAGAGGTTTACTACGACGCCACGCGCAAAGACCGTCGCATGACCGAGTTCCTGCACGCGGCGAAAGAAGCCGGCGTGCGCCTGATTGCCGCCGACGAAACGCGTCTGTGGGGTCTCGCGCATACCGAGCGTCACCAGGGCGTGGTTGCGCGTGCGAGCGACATGCCGCTTGCGCAGAATCTGGCTGAACTGCTCGACGGCATCACCGGTTCGCCGTTGATCCTGGTGCTGGACGGCGTGACCGATCCGCACAATCTCGGCGCCTGCCTGCGCGTGGCCGATGCGGCCGGCGCGCATGCGGTGATCGTGCCGCGCGACCGCGCGGTGGGATTGAACGCGACGGCCGCGAAGGTGGCGAGCGGCGCGGCCGACACCGTGCCGTACATCACGGTCACGAATCTGGCGCGCGCGCTGCGTGAGTTGAAGGACGCGGGCGTGTGGGTGGTCGGTACGGCCGGCGAAGCCACCAAGAGCCTCTACGAGACTGAACTCGACGGCCCGGTCGCCCTGGTGATGGGCGCCGAAGGCGAGGGCATGCGCCGCCTCACGCGCGATACCTGCGACGTGGTCATGCAGATTCCAATGGCGGGGACGGTCGAGAGCCTGAACGTGTCCGTGGCGAGCGGTGTGTGTCTGTTCGAAGCGGTGCGCCAGCGCTCGGTGAAGAAGAAGTAA
- a CDS encoding glycosyltransferase family 4 protein — protein sequence MNASELTSHFPLAQPAQTETTTQELPEAPTVLFVDQSGQLGGAEFSLLPLASACTQRGKVVLLSEGPFRGRLEALGVHVEVINEVHVSGINRDAMQLNWLRALPGIWRQVRAIAEQAKPFDVLFLNTQKALVLGALGKPLHRKRVIWHLHDIMSREHFGHAQLFIVKWLVRHAVDHVVANSRASANSLIALTGLSADAVPVVHNGIDASEFSRIDASDMAMLRRRLGLPEKAWLAGLFGRLAPWKGQHIALAALARMPDVHLVLVGAALFGEHAYAQSLHRQAEQLGIEDRVHFAGFRDDMPTWMKAMDVILHTSTEPEPFGRVIIEGMAAARPVVAAAAGGVTEILRHRKNGWLVKPGDVEGFVDAVETLRAAPEFAQRLADQAFADAQRDFSLDGYLEQMTLAIAHTAR from the coding sequence ATGAACGCATCCGAACTCACCAGCCACTTTCCGCTCGCCCAACCGGCGCAAACGGAGACGACCACGCAGGAACTCCCGGAGGCGCCCACGGTGCTGTTCGTCGACCAGAGCGGTCAGTTGGGCGGCGCTGAATTTTCGTTGCTGCCGCTCGCGTCCGCGTGTACCCAGCGCGGCAAGGTCGTGCTGCTTTCGGAAGGCCCGTTTCGCGGACGGCTCGAAGCATTGGGCGTACACGTGGAGGTGATCAACGAGGTGCACGTATCGGGCATCAACCGCGACGCGATGCAGCTCAACTGGCTGCGCGCGCTGCCTGGAATCTGGCGGCAGGTGCGCGCGATCGCCGAGCAGGCCAAGCCATTCGACGTGCTGTTCCTCAACACGCAGAAGGCACTCGTGCTCGGCGCGCTCGGCAAGCCGCTGCATCGCAAACGTGTGATCTGGCATTTGCACGACATCATGTCGCGCGAACACTTCGGGCACGCGCAACTGTTTATTGTGAAGTGGCTCGTGCGGCATGCCGTCGATCATGTGGTCGCCAATTCACGGGCGTCGGCGAACTCGCTGATCGCACTTACCGGTCTCTCCGCCGACGCGGTGCCGGTCGTCCACAACGGCATCGATGCCAGTGAATTCAGTCGAATCGACGCCAGCGACATGGCCATGCTGCGCCGTCGCCTCGGTCTCCCGGAGAAGGCCTGGCTCGCCGGGTTGTTCGGGCGTCTCGCGCCATGGAAAGGACAGCACATTGCGCTCGCCGCGCTGGCACGCATGCCGGACGTACACCTTGTGCTCGTCGGCGCCGCGCTGTTCGGCGAACACGCCTATGCGCAGAGTCTACATCGCCAGGCCGAGCAGCTCGGCATTGAGGACCGCGTTCATTTCGCCGGCTTCCGTGACGATATGCCGACGTGGATGAAAGCGATGGATGTGATCCTGCATACGTCGACGGAACCCGAACCGTTCGGGCGCGTGATCATCGAGGGCATGGCGGCCGCGAGGCCCGTGGTCGCGGCGGCGGCGGGCGGCGTCACCGAAATCCTGCGGCATCGCAAGAATGGCTGGCTCGTGAAACCCGGCGACGTGGAGGGTTTCGTCGATGCGGTTGAAACGCTGCGCGCGGCGCCGGAGTTTGCCCAGCGCCTCGCCGACCAGGCGTTCGCCGATGCGCAGCGCGATTTCTCGCTCGACGGCTATCTGGAGCAGATGACGCTCGCGATCGCCCACACGGCGCGCTGA
- the rpiA gene encoding ribose-5-phosphate isomerase RpiA, with product MTQDELKQLVGQAAADYVNANVPEGSVIGVGTGSTANCFIDALAASKARYRGAVSSSLATTARLQSHGFKVLDLNEIDSLPVYVDGADEIDHSGAMIKGGGGALTREKIVASVSDVFVCIADASKLVGTLGNFPLPIEVVPMARTAIGRRVTALGGVPVVRVTKEGVPFITDNGNEILDVKGLRISDPRTLEMQINAWPGVVTVGLFAGRGANLCMLGTETGVETIAY from the coding sequence ATGACCCAAGACGAACTCAAGCAACTGGTCGGCCAGGCCGCCGCCGACTACGTGAACGCCAACGTGCCCGAAGGCTCGGTGATCGGCGTCGGCACCGGCTCCACCGCGAACTGTTTTATCGACGCGCTAGCCGCCAGCAAGGCCCGTTATCGCGGCGCCGTGTCGAGCTCGCTCGCCACCACCGCGCGTCTGCAATCGCATGGTTTCAAGGTGCTCGACCTGAACGAAATCGATTCGCTGCCGGTGTATGTGGACGGCGCCGACGAAATCGACCACAGCGGCGCGATGATCAAGGGCGGTGGCGGCGCGCTGACGCGCGAGAAAATCGTCGCGTCGGTGTCGGATGTATTCGTCTGCATCGCCGACGCGAGCAAGCTGGTCGGCACGCTCGGCAACTTTCCGCTGCCGATTGAAGTCGTGCCGATGGCGCGCACCGCGATCGGCCGCCGCGTGACGGCGCTCGGCGGTGTGCCGGTGGTGCGCGTGACGAAGGAAGGGGTGCCGTTCATTACCGATAACGGCAACGAGATCCTCGACGTCAAGGGTCTGCGCATCAGCGACCCGCGCACGCTCGAAATGCAAATCAATGCGTGGCCGGGCGTGGTGACGGTGGGGCTCTTCGCGGGCCGCGGCGCGAATCTGTGCATGCTCGGCACGGAGACGGGCGTCGAGACGATCGCATATTAG
- a CDS encoding helix-turn-helix domain-containing protein: MNADRLPGAFPDIAQTWAALQTQLPITPIRSEQDYQKMVRLANALADHLNGNEEDPLADLFAIVTDLIESWEVNNVTIPKAEPREVLRHLLETHGLKQKDLIGIASPTVVSDILAGRRAISKKVAKALAVRFHTDVSAFL, translated from the coding sequence ATGAATGCCGATCGCCTTCCGGGAGCCTTTCCCGACATCGCTCAGACCTGGGCCGCATTGCAAACCCAGTTGCCCATCACACCCATTCGCAGCGAGCAGGACTATCAGAAGATGGTGCGGCTCGCCAACGCGCTCGCCGATCACCTGAACGGTAACGAGGAGGATCCGCTGGCCGATCTGTTTGCGATCGTCACCGACCTGATCGAAAGCTGGGAAGTGAACAACGTGACGATCCCGAAAGCGGAGCCGCGTGAGGTGTTGCGGCACCTGCTGGAAACCCACGGACTCAAGCAGAAGGACCTGATCGGCATCGCATCGCCCACCGTGGTGAGCGATATTCTCGCGGGCCGGCGCGCCATCAGCAAAAAGGTGGCAAAGGCGCTTGCCGTACGCTTTCATACCGACGTCAGCGCGTTTCTGTAA
- a CDS encoding glycosyltransferase family 4 protein has product MRPTIDATPLAHSLPLVQQALVDPSAAPASTVAAATPATLPTTMPSVLFVDQSGQLGGAEFALLQLAGSCIARSEVVLLSDGPFRVRLETLGARVQVLNDPRVSGIVRQASGLTCLRVVPGILRHVRAIAARARAFDVMFLNTQKALVLGALGKPLHRKPVIWYQHDILTREHFGRVQLSVIKWLVRFAVDHVVANSQASKRSLIALTGIAADSVPVVYNGIDIDAFKRIDDSDMAALRTRLGLPEHAWLAGLFGRLAPWKGQHIALEAMARLPGVHLALVGAALFGEDAYAQRLHEQAEALGVAERVHFAGFQEDVPAWMKAMDVILHTSTEPEPFGRVIVEGMAAARPVIAAAAGGVTEIVRHRRNGWLVKPGDAAALADAIGVLRADPALAQRLVDQALADAQAGFSVDQYLQRMMQAIGQAAR; this is encoded by the coding sequence ATGCGCCCGACGATCGACGCTACGCCACTCGCCCATTCCTTGCCGCTGGTTCAGCAGGCCCTGGTCGATCCATCTGCCGCGCCCGCGTCAACGGTAGCGGCGGCCACTCCGGCAACGCTCCCGACGACAATGCCGAGCGTGCTATTCGTCGACCAGAGCGGCCAACTCGGCGGTGCGGAATTCGCGCTCCTGCAACTGGCCGGCAGCTGCATCGCGCGCAGCGAAGTCGTGCTGCTTTCCGACGGTCCATTTCGCGTGCGGCTCGAAACGCTCGGCGCACGCGTGCAGGTGCTGAACGACCCGCGTGTATCGGGCATCGTTCGGCAGGCGTCCGGGTTGACCTGTCTGCGCGTCGTGCCCGGCATCCTGCGCCACGTCCGTGCAATCGCGGCGCGCGCGCGAGCCTTCGACGTGATGTTTCTCAACACACAAAAAGCACTCGTGCTCGGCGCGCTCGGCAAACCGCTGCATCGCAAACCGGTGATCTGGTATCAGCACGATATCCTGACCCGCGAGCATTTTGGACGTGTGCAGTTGAGCGTTATCAAATGGCTGGTGCGCTTCGCGGTTGACCACGTGGTTGCGAATTCGCAGGCATCGAAGCGCTCGCTGATCGCGCTGACGGGCATCGCGGCCGATTCGGTGCCGGTCGTCTACAACGGTATCGACATCGACGCATTCAAGCGCATCGACGACAGCGACATGGCCGCGCTGCGCACGCGACTGGGTTTGCCGGAGCATGCGTGGCTGGCGGGTTTGTTCGGCCGTCTCGCGCCGTGGAAAGGTCAGCACATTGCGCTCGAGGCAATGGCGCGGCTGCCCGGCGTGCACCTGGCGCTGGTCGGCGCGGCGCTATTCGGCGAGGACGCGTACGCGCAACGCCTGCACGAGCAGGCCGAGGCACTGGGCGTCGCGGAGCGCGTGCATTTCGCGGGCTTTCAGGAAGACGTGCCGGCGTGGATGAAAGCGATGGACGTGATCTTGCACACCTCGACCGAGCCGGAGCCGTTCGGGCGGGTGATCGTCGAAGGCATGGCGGCCGCGCGCCCGGTGATCGCGGCGGCCGCGGGCGGCGTGACCGAGATCGTGCGGCATCGGCGCAATGGCTGGCTAGTGAAACCGGGGGATGCGGCCGCGCTGGCCGATGCGATCGGCGTATTGCGCGCCGATCCGGCACTGGCGCAGCGCCTCGTGGATCAGGCGCTGGCCGATGCACAAGCCGGGTTTTCGGTGGATCAGTATTTGCAGCGGATGATGCAGGCGATCGGGCAAGCCGCGCGCTAA
- a CDS encoding glycosyltransferase family 4 protein, producing MKVAIVHDWLVAPGGAEKVLEQIIECFPDADLFSLVDFLEDRGPVGGKPVTTSFIQGLPFARRHYRAYLPLMPLAVEQFDLSGYDLIITSSYAVAKGVLVGPDQTHVSYVHSPMRYAWDLQHQYLREANLMRGPKSWLVRALLHYLRGWDSHSANSVDRLIANSQFVGRRVMKTYRRDAAVIPPPVDVHKFELCTHKEDFYLTASRMVPYKRIDLIVETFNATPHRKLIVIGDGPEMAAIRAKAGPNVTILGYQPFQVLKDHLQRARAFVFAAEEDFGIVALEAQACGTPVIAFGKGGALETVVPIGEPRPTGVYFGCQTVVSMLDAIDRFERQGEQITPAACRANAERFSAAVFRRAFMAEVTRTIAASGWRLRVAATERIEPDLATEDLAWPGERAQGGSWGR from the coding sequence ATGAAAGTGGCGATCGTGCACGACTGGCTCGTCGCACCCGGCGGCGCCGAGAAAGTGCTCGAACAGATCATCGAGTGTTTCCCCGATGCCGATCTCTTCAGCCTCGTCGATTTCCTCGAAGACCGCGGGCCGGTAGGCGGCAAACCTGTCACTACGTCGTTCATCCAGGGGCTGCCGTTTGCGCGGCGCCACTATCGCGCGTATCTGCCGTTGATGCCGCTGGCGGTCGAGCAGTTCGATCTCTCCGGTTACGACCTCATCATCACGAGTTCCTATGCGGTCGCGAAGGGGGTGCTGGTCGGCCCCGATCAGACGCACGTGAGCTACGTGCATTCGCCGATGCGCTACGCGTGGGATCTGCAACATCAGTATTTGCGCGAAGCGAATCTGATGCGCGGGCCGAAGTCATGGCTCGTGCGTGCGTTGCTTCACTATCTGCGCGGCTGGGATTCGCACTCGGCGAACAGCGTCGATCGTCTGATCGCGAATTCGCAATTCGTCGGACGGCGCGTGATGAAAACTTACCGGCGCGATGCTGCCGTGATTCCGCCGCCCGTCGACGTACACAAGTTCGAGTTGTGCACGCACAAGGAAGACTTCTATCTGACCGCCTCGCGGATGGTGCCTTACAAGCGCATTGATCTGATCGTCGAAACCTTCAACGCGACGCCGCACCGCAAGCTGATCGTGATCGGCGACGGACCGGAGATGGCAGCGATTCGCGCCAAGGCCGGTCCGAATGTAACGATCCTCGGCTATCAGCCATTCCAGGTTCTCAAGGATCATCTGCAACGCGCGCGCGCCTTCGTGTTCGCCGCCGAGGAAGACTTCGGTATCGTCGCGCTCGAAGCGCAGGCGTGCGGCACGCCGGTCATCGCGTTCGGCAAGGGGGGCGCGCTCGAAACGGTGGTGCCGATCGGCGAGCCACGTCCTACCGGCGTGTATTTCGGATGCCAAACGGTCGTGTCGATGCTCGACGCGATTGACCGCTTCGAGCGGCAGGGTGAACAGATCACGCCGGCGGCATGCCGCGCGAATGCGGAGCGTTTTTCCGCGGCGGTTTTCCGGCGCGCCTTCATGGCTGAGGTGACGCGCACGATCGCGGCGTCCGGCTGGCGTTTGAGGGTCGCGGCGACAGAGCGGATCGAACCCGATCTGGCCACCGAGGATCTCGCATGGCCCGGCGAACGGGCGCAAGGAGGGAGTTGGGGACGCTGA